DNA sequence from the Oligoflexus sp. genome:
CACTGGATACAGTTTCCATCCTGCCCAAATTGAGGACATTACAGTACCAACCATGGCCGATGATCTCTTCGACCTTGTGAGCCACCTTCAGCTTGAGCCCTTTCATTTGCTAGGTTACAGCCTGGGTGGCTGTATTGCGCAGCAATTTGCGGCATCCCACCCCGAACGGATCCAATCACTTCTTCTGCTCGCCACGACGGGTGGCGGCAGTCTTTATGTTGCCCCCGGTCGAGACTTCCTTGCGCAGCTTGAAAGTCCCAAAGGGGAAACTCCCTGGGAGATGGCTCTGAGCATGTGGGGCCTTTGCACGTCACAGGATGTTATCCAAAACAAGGAAGCTGGCTTGCGGGACATTCACGATCGGCAAATGCAAAAGCCCACTCCAAGGCGGACATTCGCAGGGCAGATGCGCGCGTTTAAAGCCTTCGCTACAGAAAAGCTCTTCCCGAACAGGAAAGTCCCTGTGCCTCTGACCATCATTTCCGGGAAGCAGGATCGGCTTATGCCTCATGGGAATTCGCTGAAGCTGCAGGAATACTTTCAGCAGAGCTTGCTGATTGAAATTGATAACTGTGAGCACCTCCCCTATTTGGAACAAAAGCAGGAGTTGCTGAGCGCCATACGGGTCGGAATCCAACGCAAGTAAAAAGGAAACGAGCCCATGCTTCAGCGCAGCCATGCCCTCCAGGGATATATTGGGGTCTATGCAAAACAGGATCTAAAAACCTTGACCGCAAGCGATCTACCCCAATCGGTCAAAGATCTTTGGGAATTCACCTGGTCTGGGAAGCTGCGCGAAGCGTTCTTACATTCACAGAGCATGGATACCAGCGAGCTGAGGCCACAGCTCAGGGATCTGGTCGAAGCCGACATCATTCTTCTACGTGTCAAGATCGGATTGGGTCTCCCCAAGCCCTTGCCACACTACCCGCGTCGAAGCTTTGCCAGATTGGTGTTTAACTATGCACTCTATTCCCACTATTTTTGGGTGGACCATAAACAGGCTTATAGAGCGCTGTTTCAGATGCTTTGGATCTCGATTTGGTATCCGCGTCTGCGGTTTTGGATGACCTGTCTCTTCCTGATCGGCCATATGCTGGCCATTGGCGGCAAACCCAAAGCAGGCTATCCTCTCGCCAGCCTCATGTTCCACTGGGTGATGCGTCGGCGTCAGCAAAACCGGACCATTCCGAAAGCTGCCGAAAACATTATTGTTGCCGCGTATCCTTACACCAACTTTGTTACCAACCGACTCGCGCATCTCCCGGGCCTGATCAAGTCGATCCTGCCGGTTCTCCCTCAAGACCCATACTATCAAACGATCTTTCAGATTTCCTGCCTGTATTGGACCTCCTATTCCGGTGACATCGTGAACTCCGAGGTGCTCTGCAGTCAGTTCAAAAAACTGCATCAGGAAAAGAAGCTCCTGCGCTATGCCCCTATTTCTCAAATCATTCAGCTTCTCCCCATCGCTTTGCGCGGTTATGCCCATGTGATCACCAGTGAGTTTCATGCGATACTCGAGGAGCATAAGGAAGAGAACTACGATCACGCCATCAACTCCCAGTTCTATCGTATTTCTGCCTTGATCCAGCTGCATCTCGGCGAGCATCCAGGGGCATTACAGTGCATCAACCGGGCCATTCGCTACCGCAATATCACAGGCTTTCAAAACTGGAAGAAGTTTGACATGAAAGTCAGGCAGGCTGCTCTAGATTCGGCTGGAATTGCGCAGATTGAATCCATTATTCCCATTCCAAAACATCTTTCTGGGCCACACGTTCATTTCTTCCTGACTCGTATCATCCTGGATTTGAAAAATCTGCTCAGCCAGCCCGAAATATTCCGGTCGCAACTGCGCGATGTTCTGGCCTCGCATTTCGCTTGGCCAGAGATTCATGTCGTCAAGGATTTGCCTGGCCTTTATTCAAGCGACCCAGCAATAAAAGTCGATGATCGGTACCTTGTCTTTCTCGGCTTAACTGAGGACCGCAGCCTTTTCATTAAAGAAATCCTGGCTGATCTGAGTCCCTATATCGTCAGCCTGGATAAGTCCCTGAAACAAATCCGGGCCATGAACGATCGCCTGGCTGGGGTCTCCACCATGCTGACCATCGCCCGTACGACACAGATGCTGGCTCATGATGTGCGACAACCATTTTCGCTCACCCAAAGTCTTCTTGATCAGATGCGGCGTGCCAGGACATATAATGAACTTATGTCGCTGATCGGTGAATTCGGTCCCGAGATTGAGCGCTCGCTGTATCAGGTGAACGGCATGATCGCTGATGTTATGGAAGTGGGAGGCAAGGGCAGCCTCTCACTCGAAGCCACCGATCCAAGTTCACTGATTGAAAGTGCGCTGCTGAATTATTTCCGGCACGCCGAGGATTTGCCTCTTACCTTCAGCTATGATTTTCAGCATAAACAAAAGGTCCTGATCGACGACTTAAAGGTGTCGCGCGTTGTCACCAATATTATCAAAAATGCAGCCGAGGCTGTTGATTTACCGGGTCGTTTGTGGTTCAAGACCACAGATCGCGGAGAAAACATCGAATTTGTCATTGGCAATACCGGCAGCTATATCGCCGAAGACGAAAGGCGCCAGCTCTTCGATGCCTTCTACACGCAAGGGAAGAGTCGTGGTACCGGGCTCGGTCTTGCCATTGCCAAAAAGATTATCATTGCCCACGGTGGTGACATTTGGTGTGAGTCGGACCGGGAGCGCGGAACGGAGTTTTTGTTTACTCTGAAAAAGTGCGATACTCCTATCGAGGCAACCCGCAATCTGCCGCAAAGTCCAAGCCAGATTAAAGAGTATTTCTCGAAACAAGCCCTGTCGCTGCCACTGCAACAGGCCGAAGCTGAACTGGAGCTGGAAAAGACGCTGGCTTTGTCTCTCAACAAACCTTGTCGCATTCTTATTGCAGATGATGAAGCCCTTTACCGCAACGTCCTGCAGAAGCAAATCCTGCAATCTCCCACTCTCGCACAAAAAGTTCATCTCCATATCTGTTCCAGCGCCGAAGAGGCTCTGGAAGCCTGGATGCAGTTCAAACCCGACCTCATTTTCATGGATATATATTTCGGGCATCAAAGAATGGACGGATTGGAGGCGGTCAAAGAACTTCGCAAACAGGGCTGCCAGGCCTATATTGGCATTCATTCCCACCGTGACACCATCGAAAGCCACTCCGAGGCTTACCAGTCGGGGGCCAATGAGTTTATGGCAAAGCCCATGTCGCGAGCCGCCTTGCTTGATAGCATCAAGTCACAACTCAGCCCAATGGAACGGACAGAGCATCCTTCACCTGCCATCAAGCATTTTGTGTTGGTCGAAGACAGCCCGCTGATGCGCTATCAATGGTCTCTGCAGCCAGGCCTCCAGCTTATGGCCAGCTATAAGAATGGGAAGGAATTCCGGGATCAGGTCAAGGAACAGGATCTGGCCGATAGCAGCCTTGATTTTATCGTCATGGATCTAAGTTTTGAGGATAGTGATGGTTTCGATGGCATCAGCTGCATTCGCTGGCTGCGGACTCTGGGTTTCAAGCACCCCATATACATCAGCTCCAACAGCAGCGTAGCTCCAGAGACGCTTCATGAACTGCAAGCGACTCTGGTTGCCAAAAACCCAAAGCAGGCTGTCCGACAGATCGTCGAAAATCTTCAGAAAGAATAACGAGCGCAGCCATCCTATGAACCAGGACCTTAGCGCCTGAGTTTCGCAACTCGGGCAGTCTCCTGAATGCCACTTGGATAAGGTGTAGCCTTCCAGCCAAAGCGTTTTTCAAACTTCGCGGAACTGAAAAGATAATCCTTTTCATTTTGATAAAGCATTTCGTTGACTTCTTTAATCATAGGATTCAGGTAGCTTCCCAGCTGACACATCCATTTCTTCAGGACGAAGAACTTGGGCGGCAAGCCCAGAGCCTGGGCCGACTGTTCAATAAAAGCTTTGCCTGTCAGAGCATTAGGGTCCGTGGGCAAGTGCCAAACCTGACCCCAGGCATCTTCAGCTTGCGCCAGCGAAAACAGGGCTTTTGCAGCATCTGGGGTATAGGTATAGGCATGCAGACTATCGGCGTTGGCGAGACACATGGCTTTTCCCTTCTTAAGCAAAGTATCGAAAACCAGAGTGTTCGGAATCCCATTCCCAGCGCTAGGGCCATAGAAATCCGCCGAACGGGCAATCATAGCCTTCACCTGCCCTTTCTGGGCACTTTCCAAAAGCATCTTGGCGATTTTAAGTCTCACCTCACCTTTTTTACTGGACGGCCGACATGGAGTTTCTTCGGTCATAACCCCATCAACTTTTCCATACATATAAACATTGTCAAAGAAGATAAGTTTGGCCTTATGTTTCTGACAAGCCTCAAGGGTATTCTGCATAATCCTGGGCCACTGTTCCTGCCAAACTTTACTATTGTAAGGCAGACCAGCCAAGAGGTAAACGACCTTGGAGCCAGCCACGGCTGCCATAACCTGCTCAGCTTGACACAAATCAGCTGTGAACGTGTTCGGGGCGGAACTCGCTGTCCGACGCACAAGCCGATAGGGGCAACGCGCATCAGTAAGCTCCTGAATCAACCCATCGCTGATGGCGCCGCCTGCTCCTAAAATCGTGTGAAGGCCTGCTGTG
Encoded proteins:
- a CDS encoding alpha/beta hydrolase, which gives rise to MAIQDGKTPRGIHFQHWVKGEPGRETLALVMGYSGSIASWSQDFLDELHQSYDLLLLDNRGTGYSFHPAQIEDITVPTMADDLFDLVSHLQLEPFHLLGYSLGGCIAQQFAASHPERIQSLLLLATTGGGSLYVAPGRDFLAQLESPKGETPWEMALSMWGLCTSQDVIQNKEAGLRDIHDRQMQKPTPRRTFAGQMRAFKAFATEKLFPNRKVPVPLTIISGKQDRLMPHGNSLKLQEYFQQSLLIEIDNCEHLPYLEQKQELLSAIRVGIQRK
- a CDS encoding response regulator, translating into MLQRSHALQGYIGVYAKQDLKTLTASDLPQSVKDLWEFTWSGKLREAFLHSQSMDTSELRPQLRDLVEADIILLRVKIGLGLPKPLPHYPRRSFARLVFNYALYSHYFWVDHKQAYRALFQMLWISIWYPRLRFWMTCLFLIGHMLAIGGKPKAGYPLASLMFHWVMRRRQQNRTIPKAAENIIVAAYPYTNFVTNRLAHLPGLIKSILPVLPQDPYYQTIFQISCLYWTSYSGDIVNSEVLCSQFKKLHQEKKLLRYAPISQIIQLLPIALRGYAHVITSEFHAILEEHKEENYDHAINSQFYRISALIQLHLGEHPGALQCINRAIRYRNITGFQNWKKFDMKVRQAALDSAGIAQIESIIPIPKHLSGPHVHFFLTRIILDLKNLLSQPEIFRSQLRDVLASHFAWPEIHVVKDLPGLYSSDPAIKVDDRYLVFLGLTEDRSLFIKEILADLSPYIVSLDKSLKQIRAMNDRLAGVSTMLTIARTTQMLAHDVRQPFSLTQSLLDQMRRARTYNELMSLIGEFGPEIERSLYQVNGMIADVMEVGGKGSLSLEATDPSSLIESALLNYFRHAEDLPLTFSYDFQHKQKVLIDDLKVSRVVTNIIKNAAEAVDLPGRLWFKTTDRGENIEFVIGNTGSYIAEDERRQLFDAFYTQGKSRGTGLGLAIAKKIIIAHGGDIWCESDRERGTEFLFTLKKCDTPIEATRNLPQSPSQIKEYFSKQALSLPLQQAEAELELEKTLALSLNKPCRILIADDEALYRNVLQKQILQSPTLAQKVHLHICSSAEEALEAWMQFKPDLIFMDIYFGHQRMDGLEAVKELRKQGCQAYIGIHSHRDTIESHSEAYQSGANEFMAKPMSRAALLDSIKSQLSPMERTEHPSPAIKHFVLVEDSPLMRYQWSLQPGLQLMASYKNGKEFRDQVKEQDLADSSLDFIVMDLSFEDSDGFDGISCIRWLRTLGFKHPIYISSNSSVAPETLHELQATLVAKNPKQAVRQIVENLQKE
- a CDS encoding NAD-dependent epimerase/dehydratase family protein, producing the protein MTEKNAESTAGLHTILGAGGAISDGLIQELTDARCPYRLVRRTASSAPNTFTADLCQAEQVMAAVAGSKVVYLLAGLPYNSKVWQEQWPRIMQNTLEACQKHKAKLIFFDNVYMYGKVDGVMTEETPCRPSSKKGEVRLKIAKMLLESAQKGQVKAMIARSADFYGPSAGNGIPNTLVFDTLLKKGKAMCLANADSLHAYTYTPDAAKALFSLAQAEDAWGQVWHLPTDPNALTGKAFIEQSAQALGLPPKFFVLKKWMCQLGSYLNPMIKEVNEMLYQNEKDYLFSSAKFEKRFGWKATPYPSGIQETARVAKLRR